Below is a window of Culturomica massiliensis DNA.
CGTGCGGCTTTACCGGGAGCTTTGGTCACCTTGTATACTTATCTTCCTTTTATCGGTCTGACGTCGGTTACCGATCCTTCGGGCCGGAAACAGATGTATGGTTATGATTCCTGCGGACGTTTGTTATCGGTGAAAGACGAGGACGGGAATATTGTGGAACAATATGAATACCATTTAAAAGAATAGGGGATTGCCTTCACAGGGGAGAACTTTTTTGAGATTATCGGAATTTTTTTCATTTAAAATTTTGTCGTTATGAAAATCGTTTTTTTTCTGTTTTTTTTGTTTCGGGGCTTTTGGGTGCTGGCTCAAACCGATCTTGAGCCTCTTCCGTTGCATACGATAACGCCTTCTGCCGATCGCAATTATACGATCCGTTATCGTCCGCATTTTGGGGTAACTTTTGTAAATCATCGTTTGGGTTTGTCGGGATCGGAAGCGACGATCAGCTATTTCGACGGGTTGGGGCGTTGTGTGCAGGTGGTGGAATCCGGAGCGAATCCGGGCCGTCAGGATTTGATTACACCCGTTTCACCTGATTTCTACGGGCGTGAAGAGGTAAAATCCTATCTTCCTTATGCAGGCGGTACGGATAAGGGGATTTACAATATCGGTGCACAATTGGCGCAAAACAACTATTATGGTGGACTATACGGTTCTTCGGGCGGTAATGCTTACGCGTACAGTGAGCGCCGTTACGAGGAATCGGGTGCCGGTCGTTTGCTGGAAAGCAGTCGGCCCGGAGCACCCTACCGCTTGTCCGGCGGGCATACGGTTCGTTACAATTATAGCTTGAACAGCGGAAATGAGGTCCGCCGGTATGTTTATGCTAACGGCAGTGTGAGTAGCCCGGGGTATTTTGCTGCCGGCACATTGTATCGTCAGGAAATATCCGGAGAAGATAACCGCCGTCGCATCGTATTTACCAATTTTCGGGGCGATGCGGTACTGGAGCGCTGTTATGCTTCTTCCGGGGAAGCTTTGGATACCTATTACGTTTATGATGTGCTGGATCGTCTGGTTTGTGTGATTCCGCCGATGCTCGGAGGTAGTGCCGTAATCTCTTCTGCTTCTTTATCGGCCTATTGTTACCGCTATAATTACGATAAGCGGGGAAATATTACGGAGCGTATGCTTCCCGGAGTCGTAACGGAAAAGATCGGTTATAATGCCGCCGGACTTCCTGTGAGCCGTGATCAGGGAGACCGGCATTTTATGCTGAGTTATGATAACCATAACCGTCTGTTACAAGAGTCGTACCGTTACGGCAGCGGTAGCAGTATTGTACTGACGGAGCGTTGTTACGACAGTTATCCCCCGGTGAATGGATTGGGGTTTGTGGCTGCTACAGGCTATGCTTCGGCTTATGACAGTCGTGTGGTGGGTTTACAGACATATGAGAAAGAGCGGATACTGGCCGGTAACAGTGTCTCGGAACCGGGGCTTTCGGGACGTTATATCGAGCGTTGTTTTTATTACGATAGTAAAGGACGTTTGATACAGCGTGTTGAGAAAAACCATTTGGGCGGAGTGAGCCGTTATCATTATGCCTATGATTTTGTGGGTAATGTGACCTCGGAATGTGAAACTCATACCGTCGGAGGTGTTACCACAAATTTGGAGAAAGTCAATAACTATGACCATGTAAGTCGTTTGCTTTGTTGCAAGGTATACCTGAACGGAGTATATAAAGGCAAGGTGGATTATGAATACGACGCATTGGGTCGATTGTCTGTCCGCCGTTACGGGGAGAATGCGGCGACGGAAACCCTGTCATACGATATACGCGGGCGTTTGACGGAACAGGGTTCTTCTTTTTTCCGTTTGGGATTGCGGTATGAGAATGCACAGAAAGGGCCGGGACTTTATGGGGGAGATATTTCGGAATGGAGTTGCCGTTACGGTAGCAAAGCGGAACAGTTGTATACGTTTTCTTATGACGGAGCCGGCCGATTTACCGGAGGTAACCATTACGAAAACGGTGTTTTGGTAAATAAATATGTGGAGCAGGGGATCGGTTATGATAAAAACGGCAATATATTATCATTGAAGCGTTACAGCAACGGTGTTCTGGTAGACAATCTGGTCTATAGCTACAACGGTAACAGCTTGTCCGGTCTGACGGAATCGGCCGTGGTCGCTTCGGGCGATATTTACGAGCGTAAGAATGTATCCGGCGGCAGCTATGACTACGACATTTATGGTAACCTGTCAAAAGACAGTCGAAAAAATTTGAATTGTTGAATACAATCTTTTAAATTTGTTACACAATGTCAGGAAAGGTAGTACGACTATAGCTGGTTATAAATACGGTTACCGAGGGGGTAAGTTAAAGGTATGGAGTAGTGACTGCAACGGTTATGCTTATGTGGGAAACCTGGTTTACCGGGTTACGGGTAGTTCTTTTGTTTTTGAAAGCGGTCTTTTCGGTGAGGGAGTGGTGAGCGGCAGCAGTATCTGTTATCATCTGAAAGATCATCTGGGCAGTATCCGCGCAATTGTCGACGGCAGCGGCCGTTTACTGGAAGAGAACGATTATTATGCCTTCGGTCACCGGCATCCCCGCAGCGAACACGCACAGTCTTCCGCAAACCGTTTTAAATACAACGGCAAGGAATTACAGACGGTCGGTGGCCTGGGTTATCTGGACTACGGCGCCCGCATGTACGACCAATCCTTAGGGCGGTGGTTTACGACGGACCCCTTGTCTGAAAAGTATTACGGTTTGAGTCCGTATGTGTATTGTGGGAATAATCCGTTAAATATGATTGACCCGGATGGGAGAGCGGCAAGTCCGTATTATGATAGTGATGGATTTTTTTTAGGGACAGATGAGGAAGGATTTAGTGGAACAGTACGTATTGTCACAGGCCGAACAGCCGCTTCTAAGAGTAAGGAACGACTTAGTCCTCAGAATAGTAAGCCTTTGGAAAAGGTTTCTCTTTCGGCTAAATCCTATTCCCGTATATATACGGATATATTGAAACAATTGGGCTATGATGTATCACTGTTGGATGGCGGCGAGGTTGCCGTAAAAAATGGGGATGACACATATAATGATCCTTTTTCTAGTGTTGAATATGCAATAACGACATATATAGTCGGGAATAAAAATTTTCGCATATCTGTAGACCAGATGAATGACGGAGTACAACGTGATTTAAATACAGTCGAGCATATTGAAAATGTTTTGGGTGTACACGAATATACCGGACATGGAATAAGGAGATTCAGTGAAACGAAAAGAACTCATTATATGGCTTATGAATTGCAATTCAAACATGCTTCGTGGAAACATTGTACACTTTTGTTTCGGAGAGAAATGCTGTCTAGATATTATGGTATAGTAAATAAGGAGAACCCGGACCGTTATCGTCAGATGCGTCCTTTTATTTTAAAATATTGGTATAAATGAACAGATTTCTTTTTTTTATAATTTTTGGAATGCTTTTTGGTTTCCACGGATGTCGTAAGCCGGAGTCTTTGGTTGATAAGATCAATATCCGTATAGATCGAGTCTATTCGAATCAATATCCGGATAAATATTATCCATTGGGAGAGAGTTTTATGGGATTTCTTTTTTTGGATATCACCATAGAGAATCATAGTGATAGTGTTGTGCGTATTTTTATGCGTGAATATCCGGAAGATCCTAACATTCCTAGCAGGCATCCTTCCCGCTTGAACGGAGCTTATGGTATATATCAGGGTGATACGCTTGAAATGGAAGCTCATCGTATTTTAAATATTCCTCCCCATAGTTTTGAAACGCGTCAGTTTATGTATGGAAACGATTGGCTGGAGTATCTCTATAACAGGGGCAATTACTCTACGATTCCTAATTTTATGGAAACGCTTTTTCGTAACAGTCATTTTTATTTTGTTATAAATGAACGTTACGTTCGTAAATTGGAACCTTCTCCCGATTTGAATATTGATTTTCTGGGTCGTCCAAATGAAGATGGGGAATGGATACATATAGCTCCTCGTCGTAAAGGGATATTGCATGATAAACAATAGGTCATTTTTAATCTATTCCCGGCAGAATTTCTGCCGGGATTTTTTAATCTATATATTTTGGGGGTCTTTTCAAATAAATTTGAATTTTGAATATAATCTTCTACATTTGTTACACAATGTCAGGGAAGGTGGTACGATTATAGCTGGTTATGAATACAGTTACGGCGGAGTTAAGTTAAAGGTATGGGGCAGTGACGGCAACGGTTATGCTTATGTGGGGAAGTCTGGTTTACGGGTAGTTCTTTTGTTTTTGAATGCGGTCTTTTCAGTGAGGGAGTGGTGAGCGGCAGCAGTATCTGTTATCATCTGAAAGATCATCTGGGCAGCATCCGTGCGATTGTAGACGGCAACGGTCGTTTACTGGAAGAAAACGATTATTATGCCTTCGGTCACCGGTATCCCCGCAGCGAACAGGCACAGTCTTCCGCAAACCGTTTTAAATACAACGGCAAGGAATTACAGACGGTCGGCGGCCTGGGCTATCTGGACTACGGCGCCCGTATGTACGACCAGTCCTTAGGCCGGTGGTTTACGACGGACCCCTTGTCTGAAAAGTATTACGGTTTGAGTCCGTATGTATATTGTGGGAATAATCCGTTGAGATATGTTGATCCGGATGGGAGAGCGGCAAGTCCGTATTATGATAGTGATGGATTTTTTTTAGGGACAGATGAGGAAGGATTTCGTGGAACAGTACGTATTGTCACAGGCCGAACAGCCGCTTCTAAGAGTAAGGAACGACTTAGTCCTCAGAATAGTAAGCCTTTGGAAAAGGTTTCTCTTTCGGCTAAATCCTATTCCCGTATATATACGGATATATTGAAACAATTGGGCTATGATGTATCACTGTTGGATGGCGGCGAGGTTGCCGTAAAAAATGGGGATGACACATATAATGATCCTTCTTCTAGTGTTGAATATGCTATAACGACATATATAGTCGGGAATAAAAATTTTCGCATATCTGTAGACCAGATGAATGACGGAGTACAACGTGATTTAAATACAGTCGAGCATATTGAAAATGTTTTGGGTGTACACGAATATACCGGACATGGAATAAGGAGATTCAGTGAAAAGAAAAAAACTCATTATATGGCTTATGAATTGCAATTCAAACACGCTTCGTGGAAACATTGTACCCCTCTGTTTCGTGGAGGAATGTTGTCTAGATATTATGGTATAGTAAAAAAGGAGAACCCGGAACGTTATCGTCAGATGCGTCCTTTTATTTTAAAATATTGGTATAAATGAACAGATTTCTTTTTTTTATAATTTTTGGAATGCTTTTTGGTTTCCACGGATGTCGTAAGCCGGAGTCTTTGGTTGATAAGATCAATATCCGTATAGATCGAGTCTATTCGAATCAATATCCGGATAAATATTATCCATTGGGAGAGAGTTTTATGGGATTTCTTTTTTTGGATATCACCATAGAGAATCATAGTGATAGTGTTGTGCGTATTTTTATGCGTGAATATCCGGAAGATCCTAACATTCCTAGCAGGCATCCTTCCCGCTTGAACGGAGCTTATGGTATATATCAGGGTGATACGCTTGAAATGGAAGCTCATCGTATTTTAAATATTCCTCCCCATAGTTTTGAAACGCGTCAGTTTATGTATGGAAACGATTGGCTGGAGTATCTCTATAACAGGGGCAATTACTCTACGATTCCTAATTTTATGGAAACGCTTTTTCGTAACAGTCATTTTTATTTTGTTATAAATGAACGTTACGTTCGTAAATTGGAACCTTCTCCCGATTTGAATATTAATTTTCTGGGTCGTCCAAATGCAGATGGGGAATGGATACATATAGTTCCTCTTCGTAAAGGGATATTGCATGATAAGCAATAGGTCATTTTTAATCTATTCCCGGCAGAATTTCTGCCGGGATTTTTTAATCTATATATTTTGGGGGTCTTTTCAAATAAATTTGAATTGTTGAATACAATCTTTTAAATTTGTTACACAATGTCAGGGAAGGTAGTGTATAATTATGGCTGGTTATGAATATAGTTACGGCGGAATTAAGCTAAAGGTATGGGACAGTGACGGCACCGGTTATGCTTATGTGGGAAACCTGGTTTACCGGGTTACGGGTCGTTCTTTTGTTTTTGAAAGCGGTCTTTTCGGTGAGGGGGTGGTGAGTGGCAGCGGTATCTGTTATCATCTGAAAGATCATCTGGGCAGTATCCGCGCAATTGTCGACGGCAGCGGCCGTTTACTGGAAGAGAACGATTATTATGCGTTCGGTCACCGGCATCCCCGCAGCGAACACGCGCAGTCTTCCGCAAACCGCTTTAAATACAACGGCAAGGAATTACAGACGGTCGGCGGCCTGGGTTATCTGGACTACGGCGCCCGCCTGTACGACCAGTCCTTAGGGCGGTGGTTTACGACGGACCCTTTGTCTGAAAAGTATTACGGTTTGAGTCCGTATGTGTATTGTGGGAATAATCCGATAAGATACGTAGACCCCACAGGGTTAAGCCATTCGGAATTTGATGAAAATGGAAATTATTTAAGAACAACAAAAGATAATTGGTTTCATAATACATTTTTCGGGCGTACAGGGCGTATTGTGGATGGTGATGGTAATGTTACACAAAAGTTCAAATTTGCTGACCCAAAGAATGATGTACAAGACCTGAAAGATGGAAAAATAAACAGGGTTCAGTTTGTACAGGAAAGCGAGATTATCAGCATGCTGTCATGGGCAGGTGCATTTAATTCTGAAAATAAGACCGCAAATTCTGATAGCAGGTATGGATATATTTCAGAAGAAGGAAAAGGTGAAGGTAGATTTGATTTTGCTGTTACAGGAATACCAAGCAATTATTCCGATTATAATCAATCATTATTTTTAGTGGATGGCGTTGCTCATAATCGTTATAATTATGGAAATTTCTTGTTTGGAGCCGCGGGCAGGGCACTTGGACTAACTTCGTTTGAACTAAGAATGGGGGCACATTATAATAGTGTTTTCAATCCAAGTACAAATGGCTATAAGCCACAATTAGACTCTCAGGACGACCAATTTTCAATACGGATGGGTGTGCGACATGCCAATAAGCATGGCTATAAGGATATGTATTACAGAGTTACCGTAGGACCATTATCAAGACCATAAACGATTATACAATGAAAATAATGAAGATAATAATTGTCAGTATAGTAGTAATAATCGGTATTGTTTTCATATCACGACCTGTTTTATATTTATATGGCGAATGTGCAGTATATTTTCATAAAAAGGCATTTTTTGATAAATACGAGTTGGAGGATTTTTCTCAATTCAAAGGTGTTAATATTTTCAAACGTGGAGGAGATGAAAACGACCAAATTCTTGTCATGGATGTATCTTATTTTGTAAATGATACTTCAAAAACAGGATGTTATATTGTAACATTGGACAAAAAAAATTATCATGTAACGAAAGCAAAATGGACGACAGAATATCATGTCGATTCTGATACTGCAAAACTTCAACAATTAGCACAAGTGTTTATGCGATATGAAATACCTCGTTTGAATGTTGATACAGCAGGAAATGTTTTTGTTTATCTGAAAGATATTGAAACGTTGACTTTGGTTCGGTTTGCTAATGAAGATGAGTTACAGAAACGAAGTAAGGAAACTAAATGGACTAATATTAAAGGCAATTGGTACAAGCGGAAATAATAGAAATAATAAAACACAAAAGTAGTAGTAAATCAGAGTATAAACCGTCCATCAGGACATAAAACATTAAAATTATGGCCATACTGATTAAAACGGTAGAATGCTCACGACCTGATGTGGCAGGTGGCGGTGTAAAGAAATTTTATGCAAGCCCTGTGCATGATAGAGAAATAAGCCTTGATAACCTGACCAATGCTATCGAAAAGACAAGTACTGTATGCTTTCCGGTGTGGTGACGGAAAAGATCGGTTACAATGCCGCCGGACTTCCTGTGAGCCGTGACCAGGGAGACCGGCATTTTATGTTGAGTTATGATAACCATAACCGTCTGTTACAAGAGTCGTACCATTACGGCAGCGGAAGCAGTATTGTACTGGCGGAGCGTCGTTACGACAGTTATCCCCCGGTGAATGGATTGGGGTTTGTGGCTGCTACAGGCTATGCTTCGGCTTATGACAGTCGTGTAGTGGGTTTACAGACGTATGAAAAAGAGCGGATATTGGCCGGTAACAGAGTCTCGGAACCGGGGCTTTCGGGACGTTATATCGAGCG
It encodes the following:
- a CDS encoding RHS repeat domain-containing protein; translation: MLHNVRKGSTTIAGYKYGYRGGKLKVWSSDCNGYAYVGNLVYRVTGSSFVFESGLFGEGVVSGSSICYHLKDHLGSIRAIVDGSGRLLEENDYYAFGHRHPRSEHAQSSANRFKYNGKELQTVGGLGYLDYGARMYDQSLGRWFTTDPLSEKYYGLSPYVYCGNNPLNMIDPDGRAASPYYDSDGFFLGTDEEGFSGTVRIVTGRTAASKSKERLSPQNSKPLEKVSLSAKSYSRIYTDILKQLGYDVSLLDGGEVAVKNGDDTYNDPFSSVEYAITTYIVGNKNFRISVDQMNDGVQRDLNTVEHIENVLGVHEYTGHGIRRFSETKRTHYMAYELQFKHASWKHCTLLFRREMLSRYYGIVNKENPDRYRQMRPFILKYWYK
- a CDS encoding RHS repeat-associated core domain-containing protein → MAGYEYSYGGIKLKVWDSDGTGYAYVGNLVYRVTGRSFVFESGLFGEGVVSGSGICYHLKDHLGSIRAIVDGSGRLLEENDYYAFGHRHPRSEHAQSSANRFKYNGKELQTVGGLGYLDYGARLYDQSLGRWFTTDPLSEKYYGLSPYVYCGNNPIRYVDPTGLSHSEFDENGNYLRTTKDNWFHNTFFGRTGRIVDGDGNVTQKFKFADPKNDVQDLKDGKINRVQFVQESEIISMLSWAGAFNSENKTANSDSRYGYISEEGKGEGRFDFAVTGIPSNYSDYNQSLFLVDGVAHNRYNYGNFLFGAAGRALGLTSFELRMGAHYNSVFNPSTNGYKPQLDSQDDQFSIRMGVRHANKHGYKDMYYRVTVGPLSRP
- a CDS encoding DUF6443 domain-containing protein, which produces MKIVFFLFFLFRGFWVLAQTDLEPLPLHTITPSADRNYTIRYRPHFGVTFVNHRLGLSGSEATISYFDGLGRCVQVVESGANPGRQDLITPVSPDFYGREEVKSYLPYAGGTDKGIYNIGAQLAQNNYYGGLYGSSGGNAYAYSERRYEESGAGRLLESSRPGAPYRLSGGHTVRYNYSLNSGNEVRRYVYANGSVSSPGYFAAGTLYRQEISGEDNRRRIVFTNFRGDAVLERCYASSGEALDTYYVYDVLDRLVCVIPPMLGGSAVISSASLSAYCYRYNYDKRGNITERMLPGVVTEKIGYNAAGLPVSRDQGDRHFMLSYDNHNRLLQESYRYGSGSSIVLTERCYDSYPPVNGLGFVAATGYASAYDSRVVGLQTYEKERILAGNSVSEPGLSGRYIERCFYYDSKGRLIQRVEKNHLGGVSRYHYAYDFVGNVTSECETHTVGGVTTNLEKVNNYDHVSRLLCCKVYLNGVYKGKVDYEYDALGRLSVRRYGENAATETLSYDIRGRLTEQGSSFFRLGLRYENAQKGPGLYGGDISEWSCRYGSKAEQLYTFSYDGAGRFTGGNHYENGVLVNKYVEQGIGYDKNGNILSLKRYSNGVLVDNLVYSYNGNSLSGLTESAVVASGDIYERKNVSGGSYDYDIYGNLSKDSRKNLNC
- a CDS encoding RHS repeat domain-containing protein; translation: MSGSSICYHLKDHLGSIRAIVDGNGRLLEENDYYAFGHRYPRSEQAQSSANRFKYNGKELQTVGGLGYLDYGARMYDQSLGRWFTTDPLSEKYYGLSPYVYCGNNPLRYVDPDGRAASPYYDSDGFFLGTDEEGFRGTVRIVTGRTAASKSKERLSPQNSKPLEKVSLSAKSYSRIYTDILKQLGYDVSLLDGGEVAVKNGDDTYNDPSSSVEYAITTYIVGNKNFRISVDQMNDGVQRDLNTVEHIENVLGVHEYTGHGIRRFSEKKKTHYMAYELQFKHASWKHCTPLFRGGMLSRYYGIVKKENPERYRQMRPFILKYWYK